The Prochlorococcus marinus XMU1411 nucleotide sequence ATGTAGCCAATCATTTATTATACTTCTTTGAAATTTCCAATTTTCCCATAATTGACCTTCAATACAAGGTCCACTTGTTGTTCCTGTAAGTAAATCAATTAAGAAGCTTGTTGCATTATTACTTGAGAAAGACAACATTTTCCTTACAGCATCATTAAGTTCATCTGATAATAATAAACAACCTTTTTTAATCCAATAAAAAGCAGCAAGGCCATAAACCAACTTGACTATGCTGGCAGGGTAAACCATTTTTTTATTATTAATACCAGTTCCAAAACCTTTAAATACACTGTTATTTTCACTTTTATAATTAATCCAAGTTATAGCAATATCTTCTCTTGAAAAATCTTTATTATGAGTACATACTCTCCCTAAAATATCATTTAGGGCTAGACCCATCTCTTTACTAAAATAGTAAAAGGACATTGTATGGAAAGTTATAAAAATCCTATCTCACTATTTAAGCAAACTAATTTTTCAAAAACTATTTGGTGGAAATTAAAAGTTAATATTTCTGGATATCAAAATGAAACAGAAAATAAATTAGTTACTGAAATATTTAAAAATAGAATTTTTAGGCTTATTTATCCAAATATTCATCAAAACAAGCATAAATTTTCAAGAATTCTTATTCAGCTATTCGAAGATGGCTATGTCTGTTGGATAAATTTAGATGGATTGATTATTGAAAAATATGAATTAAATAAAACTGATAGTTTAAAAAATGAACAATTCCTAATAAAAGATAAAATTACTTCAATTTTAAAATGGATCAAGGATCAAGCTGAGTTAAATAATGTATACCTTTGGGGAGGTACATTAGGACCCAATTTTGATTGTTCTGGTTTAATTCAGACTGCTTTTTTAAAGCATCATATTCATATACCTCGAGACTCTTTTCAAATAAAAAGTTTTTGTAAACACCTTTTTTATTACAAAGAATCCTATGCGGCTCTTCAACCAGGAGATCTTTTATTTTTTGGAAATATAGAAAAATGTGATCATATTGGAATCTACAAAGGAGACGGTTTGTATTACCATAGCTCTGGAAAGGATTTTGGCAGAAATGGAATAGGATTAGATTCCCTAAAACAGTCTAATGATAAAATCTCATTGCATTATAAATCCAAGCTTATTTCGGCAGGTAGAGTTGTCAGGAATTATAGATGGGACAAAACAATACGTTAGTAAGTAGAGCCCACCTTTTAATTAATTTAAAATTAAATTTTAAATATTACTTGTTCTTTTTTTAGGAATTACCCAGCAGTCCAAATATTTTTAATAATTGGCATTATGGTATCCAAGTGTAATGTCCCGACAAGTAGCCAAGCAAAAACAGCTCCTCCACAGCCTCCTAACCAAAATCCACTTGTAAAATCAGCCCAACCAGCTCTTGTAAATAAGTCCTTTGGCGGATTATTAACAGTCGCATCTGGAGGCTGAACATTAGGTGCTTTACCTGGTGCATTATAAAGAACTAAAAGCGCTGTCAAAATATGGACAGCTCCAATAGCCGCGAGAAGTCCAGCAGTTAGAGCGAATTCAGAATTTCTTAGTGGGCCAGTCATAGTGAAAGGACCGTATAAGAGGTAACCAAAAGCTGCTCCAGTTTCTAAGCCTCTAAAATTAGGAGAAATACCTTCTCTATAAAAAGGCAAATTATTTATAAAAGCTTTTGTAAAATAGCCACTATTAACTGGGGTAGCTAAATTACCAACACATGGATCAGCAACAGTTTTTACTGCCCATTGTTCTGCAACACCAATATCATTTGGTTGTACAGAATTATCTATGTATTTCTCATCAAACTTAATTGAACTTGTTGATTCTGAGAATGATTTTTGAAAGTCGCTCATGTTTTTAATAATTTAGTGTTTAATAATTTATTCAGTTGCTGTAATAAATCTTCCAATCAATACGATAAAAACAGCAGGCATTGCTATACCAATTAATGGAACAAAAATTGAGGGTAAGAGGCTTGGTAAATCAGATGGCATAGTTCTTTAAACATCTTTAAACACTTTAGTATTTATCTGGAAAATAGTGTTAATTTTATTACTGGATGATATAAAAATTATTAACTTTTTACATGTTAAATTTTTTCGCAATTGTACTTATTATTTTTATAGGAATATTACTTCTAATTTTAAGAAAAAGAAGCTTTATAAAGTTTATAAATAATGGCAAATTACATTCTGTTAAATTAAAAAAAAATAGAAACAATAATAATAAATTTCTATCTAATAAAAAAAGTTTTTTATACAATCACGAAGCAAAAAAGTACTCATTATTTTATAAAAATTCTCAAAGAAATAAAATGTTTAGTCTTTTTCAGGGAAATACAGAAGACAAATTAAAAGCATTAAAAAT carries:
- a CDS encoding photosystem I reaction center subunit VIII, with the protein product MPSDLPSLLPSIFVPLIGIAMPAVFIVLIGRFITATE
- a CDS encoding photosystem I reaction center protein subunit XI; amino-acid sequence: MSDFQKSFSESTSSIKFDEKYIDNSVQPNDIGVAEQWAVKTVADPCVGNLATPVNSGYFTKAFINNLPFYREGISPNFRGLETGAAFGYLLYGPFTMTGPLRNSEFALTAGLLAAIGAVHILTALLVLYNAPGKAPNVQPPDATVNNPPKDLFTRAGWADFTSGFWLGGCGGAVFAWLLVGTLHLDTIMPIIKNIWTAG
- a CDS encoding C40 family peptidase is translated as MESYKNPISLFKQTNFSKTIWWKLKVNISGYQNETENKLVTEIFKNRIFRLIYPNIHQNKHKFSRILIQLFEDGYVCWINLDGLIIEKYELNKTDSLKNEQFLIKDKITSILKWIKDQAELNNVYLWGGTLGPNFDCSGLIQTAFLKHHIHIPRDSFQIKSFCKHLFYYKESYAALQPGDLLFFGNIEKCDHIGIYKGDGLYYHSSGKDFGRNGIGLDSLKQSNDKISLHYKSKLISAGRVVRNYRWDKTIR